The following coding sequences are from one Streptomyces dengpaensis window:
- a CDS encoding helix-turn-helix transcriptional regulator gives MPSQSGETPHGQFSPEHIRATWSGTASVEDAAQAFGLSRSKSYDLVRRGEFPCRVLPIGRTARVVTASLLRVLESGEPEYNGASSASPNPS, from the coding sequence ATGCCCAGTCAGAGCGGCGAAACGCCTCACGGCCAGTTCAGCCCCGAGCACATCCGCGCCACCTGGAGTGGGACGGCGAGCGTCGAGGATGCCGCTCAGGCGTTCGGCTTGTCGAGATCGAAAAGCTACGACCTCGTTCGCCGCGGAGAATTCCCATGCCGCGTGCTACCGATAGGCCGCACCGCCCGCGTCGTCACCGCCTCGCTCCTCCGCGTACTCGAGAGCGGCGAGCCGGAGTACAACGGAGCCTCCAGTGCAAGCCCCAATCCGTCATGA